The following proteins are co-located in the Castanea sativa cultivar Marrone di Chiusa Pesio chromosome 8, ASM4071231v1 genome:
- the LOC142606447 gene encoding peroxidase 59-like translates to MEKANSFYGYSLIMTFFLLFLGVWSQLTPDFYESACPNLQDIVWYEVEKAFFEENRMAASLLRLHFHDCFVNGCDGSLLLDVNGGEKFSLSNLNSVRGFEVVDDFKSAVENAGACKV, encoded by the exons ATGGAGAAGGCTAACAGCTTTTACGGTTATTCTTTGATTATGACATTCTTTTTGTTGTTCCTTGGTGTATGGTCTCAACTGACCCCAGATTTTTATGAGAGCGCATGTCCAAATCTTCAAGATATTGTGTGGTATGAGGTGGAAAAGGCTTTCTTTGAGGAAAATCGTATGGCTGCCTCTTTGCTTCGGCTTCACTTTCATGATTGCTTTGTAAAT gGTTGTGATGGATCACTATTGTTGGATGTAAATGGTGGGGAGAAATTTTCCCTTTCCAACTTAAACTCAGTTAGAGGATTTGAAGTTGTAGATGATTTCAAAAGTGCTGTGGAGAATGCAGGGGCTTGTAAAGTATAA